The Panicum virgatum strain AP13 chromosome 3N, P.virgatum_v5, whole genome shotgun sequence genome includes the window TTTGCACAAAAATAAAGCCTCAAATTGAATTCCTGCTTGATCATAGTTCGTCTTATAGCAAACACGATATATTCGGTTAAGTAGTTGGCCACTCTTGATATAACAGCATACTGAAGTAATCCGTGGTACAAAATTGGAGATGCAGATACTTAGATTGTTTTTGTAGGACTGGTATTCGATCTCTGTTTTGTTAGGAATTGATTGTGCAAATGCAGAGTTGCATGCTGTAAGGCATGGTTATATTTTAAGTGCATCATATTTTTACCAACTACGTATCATTGTTTCCCTGTGGAACATGTAAAGGTTGATCAGAAGTTGTGTAACGAGTGGGGAACAGACCACTAGTTTCACTTTTGACATCGCGCATCCAAAATGAAGCTACCCCCTTTGTTCCCTGTGTTGACTGTTCGTTGAATGCAGTTTGTCGATATCAGATATTTTTACTAGTATACCTTCCATCTTGTTCAAATTATACTGTTCGATGTTCTCAGTAAATCACACTAGCTCAGTGCCTGACGCCGCATCCAAAGTGAAGCTACTCCTCTGTTGTCTCTGCACCACTTGCTCGCCACAGCACATTTTCATTAATATGTTGAAGATCTGCTCAGTGCATCTTCTTGTTTTATTCTACAATATTCAGATTCAGTTGGCTCACAGTTTACCTCTGCATGTTCTTTATTCAGGTAGCTTGGGGTAACAATGGGAGGCGGCAAGGACAAGCATGACGAGGGTGACAAGGGGCTCTTCTCAAACATAATGCATGGTGCTGCCGGTGGCCATGGGTACCCGCATCAGGGATACCCTCCTCAAGGCTACCCACCACCACCTGGGGCGTACCCGCCTCCCCCTGGGGCATATCCTCCTCCACCAGGGGCTTACCCCCCAGCACCCGGGGCATACCCGCCACAGCATGGGTACCCTCAACCGGGTGGGTACCCTCAACCAGGTGGTTACCCGCCACATGGTGGCTACCCCCCTGCTGGTTATCCCGGCTCATCTCACCAGGGTATGGATTGCTCTTACATTCTATGCTTATAGCTTTTAAAAGTACAGAGGCATCATAACAGCTATCAAGCATTCCTACTGAAAcccatcaattttttttttcaatttcttcTAAATAAAAAATGGCATTTGTTCATTTTGTATTACATTAAGTTTTAGATTGGTTGGTTGTTCTTAATTATGCTGCGCTGCAAGATATAATTTAGCTTATCAGTACACTTGCATTAATGTTAGTCTGATGAAATTGTTCTACTTCTATATTATGTTGGATTGCGCTTTGTTCCTAATTACATTATGCTGCAACATACATATAATTGTTCAGTACTTCTCTCCAACAGTTGCATCAGCTTATCTGAGAAGCAATTACCATTGTAAATTCAGAAATTGGTAGTCCTATTGTGTCAAGTCGGCCAAATGGTGGTTCGTGCTCATGGGATCTTGTGGTTTCAGGTCATGGAAGCAGCCATTCTGGCATGGGGATGGGGACGGTTCTAgctggaggcgccgccgccgctgcagctgctTATGGAGCACACAAGCTCTCTCATGGGCATAGCGGACACGGTGGACACGGGGTCTTTGGAGGCTATGGCCACGGTGGGCACGGCTACGGCGGTCACGGCAAGTTCAAGCATGGTCACGGCCACCACGGCAAGTTCAAGCACGGCCACGGAAAATTCAAGCATGGCAAGCATGGGCACGGCATGTTCGGCGGCAAGTTCAAGAAGTGGAAGTGATGTGCACCCAATGGGTTGATCATACTAAGCCCCTATGCAGGCTTCCAGAAATTCTGTTGTCGGGAATGCCTTTGCGATGTATTTAGCAGGGTGATCGTTCATCCTTTCTATATGTTCGGGTATTCTAGCCTGTGTGCGAGTGACAAGATGGTTTGCTAATAAGTAACTGAATAACCTTGTGGATTCCCTGCGATGCTGCTGTACTTTTTGTGCATAGCTGTTCTCTGAAGATCATCATTTCTCTAGTGGAGTGATGCTGATGCCCTGCGTTTATATGGTCCACTGAAATTCTTCTCTTGATGTGAATTGATGCCGATTTTGCGTTTTCCTGCCGCCATTTAAACTTTTCCAGAGATTATGGTGCCGTGTGTTGGTGTTGTCCAATAAGAATTCTGAAGATTATTCTCTGATCAATTGCTTCGAATATTATGCAATATATGTGAAAAGTAATACACAGAGATTCTGTGAGGAGCAATTTTTGGACATCACGGCGTTGCAATCTTGCGGTACTTTTTCGTCCTTCTGGCTTCATCCTTCTCACAATGATGTTGTAGAAACGCCCACGATTGCTACGCAGCGCTTGATAGTCGCTCGTCAGCAAAGACTTCGTCTTTAAGCTGGAAGGCCTTAGTGAAGAAGATCCAGCAGATATAGAAGGAGATGCTGCTGCTGACGGTGTTGGCAGTCATGACCATGTTCTTCACGACGATCTGCAGACTGCAGCTGGATGGCCTCCAGCGGCGCCGCGCCGGTGATGAGCCCCGTCATGGCGCCGGGCAGCGCGATCAGCCCCACTGTCTTGGGGTTGTCGATGACGCGGGCCAGCGCGATCCCCAGCGACCTCCTCACCTGATGCAACGTCGCCTCCCTCGGCGTCGCGCCCAGAGCCAGGGCGGTCTCCACCTGCACAGCAGCAGAAACAAGAGAAGCTGATGGTGAATCTTTATTTGGATTCTATTATAGTTGCCAAGAAATTATCGTAGTTTTTACTAGCATCAAATGGTTAACCTCTTAGATAATGAAATTAATACGCGGATAAACATCTACTGTATGATGTTATAATGATGACTATTGCTCAAAGTTTGCAATTTGTCAGGACTCCAAGTGTGCACACACATAATAATAAATGTAATAGCATCTGACTTCTATTTCATAACATTTTCCTTCTTGATATATAATGTTGCAAGAATAATTAACTAAGGGGAAAAAATGCAACAAGCAAGGGCAAAGTTGGGGCTTGGGTGGGTGCGGGCTTGGAGCTGACTGACCAGGGTCAGGGTATCCACAGCCCACAGGGCACAGGTCCCTCGGAATCTTGACGTCCACGTCCTCCCGGAGCTTCTTCATGGTGACCCCAGTGACGGACATGATGCAGCCGACCAGCATGCCGGCGACGGGGATGATGTACCACGGGGTGAAGGGGAAGACCTTGAGCACCACGAGTCCTCGAGCACGAGCATGGTGATGGCCGTGCCGACCAGGATGGACACGCAGGCGATGTACCTGACGCGGGGGACGTGCTTCGCGCGCTGGCCCGCCGTGTAGTGTAGCCGGCGACCGTCACCTGTTCGACGGCGGGCCAGATCAAGAACTCTTTTCCATTAGATACCAGAAAAGATAAAGTTCGATCGgccaacaaaaatttaccattcgaacttatgtgtatattggaacttggtttgtaaaactctATATGTCGTACTCAGTCTGTAAAGAGTTATGTTGACTATGTCATATTTGTACCATTCGAGCCCACCTTcgtgtgggactaccggtgttgtttcgatcgggttGTGGGTTCAAACAGGCTGTCAAGTTACGTTTAATTAAGCTAATACGCCTGATTTATTCATTAATGGCCGTTACGTTTAATTAAGCTgctttaatttggcggttctgtcacaaatccaccatgaagtatatattgatagtgcatatgttggatagtatagctgttgctatatttttctatagatttagTTAAAGTTACTTAAGTTTAACCAAAAGTATGGAAATCCAGAGCTCATTGAACCCTCGTGTGAATTATTTGCTCTTGCATGATGGCTAACAACAGGTCCTGGACTGATGgatcgcctgcaacgccatggTCTCAAACGAATTATGTGTTTCGTCAATGGCAAAAACTGCAGAGCTGTTGCTCGTTTAATGCAAAAAAACATATTACTTATTTATAATTTGAGCTATGCCAAGGAGCTCTAGCAATACTCCTAACATGGCGTCACACTTGAAGTCTCAAGTCTAAACAATTTGCAGAGCACGCAGTTTTTAAAAATATACCaaccagtttttttttaaaaaaaaaattgaataccTTTGCATTATTGCATAGGTGTAGGAATAATACATGTTCCATACACACGCAAGTCTCTAGTCGAAATTTGGTCATTTTAAAGATAAAATTTCAAATCTTAGATGCAATAGTACTACAAGACATCGAAATTTGTCAATTTTGCATATTTTTAATGGCAGGCCATCTGGCAAGAAACGTATTCGATCTAATCCATGCTAGAACCATTCCTTCCAAAGGAACGGCGATTCCTTATGTAACAAATCTTGCCAAGGGGAAAAAATGTCTAACCAGCGACTCAGCAAGACTTGACCAGAACAGTTAGATAAGAAGGAACCATAACGGTATCATTTGGTTGTAATCCGACAAGGGAATCCACTAAGGAAAAAGAAGCAACACCGTGAATGAAGCTTGGATGCAACCTAAcgttgtgttcgcttggcttgttaGCCAACCAaacagcagtatttttctctcatactaaatcagcaccagccaccagttaCCAGccgtcagcagtactgttctctcgtaacaaatcagcaccagccatcagcaaCTGCAAGCACTATATATATTATTACCTACATATCCGTGAAATTTAATTATATATCTCTAATGCAGCTAGCTATGAGTTGATAAGACTGTAAGGGTCTGTTTAGGTTGAGTGTATATGTAATAACGAATTCTTTTTTTCTATGTTAATTACACTGATCCCTGTACCTGTCCAGGCCCGCATGTCATCACTTATTGGGTCCAAAAGGACACATCTACTTAGTCCGAATACTATCAAATCCATCTGCAGGAATATTTATTGCGAATATTATGATTACTTATTTGCCTTGAGTTGCGATACCTTCTCAGTGCTCACGTGTATTTACATACTCCATTTCTTCTCATGGGAGAGAATTCGGATCCGACGGACACGTTAGCCGAATAATATATAATCACTTGTTGCCTTGAGGTGTGATGCCTCATCACGTGTATTATTGTATACACGTTATTAGCAAATCCAATCCAATAAGGGGATCGGATTAGTGTTCATGGAGACTCCATGCTAGCTAGAAGTTTCCATCTTTTCTAATACATACTTCCTCAGTTCAAAATTGAAAATTATTTTAGCTTTGTTCTAAGTTGAATCCATGAAATTAGCTCGGTACTTACTCATATTAGCTTTTCTAGATGTTGAGCTTCATTTGTGCATCTAGatctataatttagaacggagagaATTTGCTTACATATCTAGTATGTacgaaatatatttttgtaacttACTTATTTGCTTTGTTAGATATTAATattcttttctataaatttaatcAAACTTAGACTACTTTAActtagaataaaataaaatatcttATATTTCAGGTGGGGGGAGTAATGGGTAGAGGAAAATCTTTACACTTGTCTGAGGCCGTGAGGTGTCGTCGATTCCACGCAAATAATTACCAGCTCCTGCACCTGATGAGATAATCAAATCTATCCACGTACCCACGCCTAAAGAATTGAACCAACTGATCGATGCTGGATGACGACCCATCCCGGCGAGTCACTACATACATACtatactccctctattccaaattataagtcagtTTATTTTTCTTGAAGAGTTAAAATAACTCAAGCTTGACCAAATTTATCCCTATTTGTTCCGGTTGCCTAACCTAGGACTAAAGACCAGCTTCTTTAGTCCCGGATTGGCTGTCCCGGGTTTTCGGTTGGAAAACCGAGACAACAAAGATTTCCTAACCGGAACAAATCAATATTTCTTTGATCTCGCTGGCCTATATATAGCTAAGCCATGTCCGTCTTCCATGGCACCACACCGTACCACAGCATCGCCATACAGAGACGACGTGGGGTCAGCTAGCTGCAGCCTATCTTGTTCCCCCAAAGTCCAAACAAGTGAAGAACCCTTCCTCGCTCCCTCGACCGGTATGCCTTGATATCCTCTGCGTCTAATTGAATCTATTTGTCTCCCAGGTTGCATTGTATTGTAGGGCTAGCTATCCATCAATTCAAGGCTTCCTTTCATTCTCTCTTGTTCCATGCATAGTTTTATTTGTTTCATTTCCCTTCTTATTAGTGATCGATACTGTACCATGCATGGAACTAGTTTTGTTATGGATGGTTATGCATGTTTTTATTATTGTTATAAGATTATACTGCATAAAGAGGAAATATTATGCATGCATGGTTATATATGCTTTATATATTTGTTTAGCTAGCATGAAACTTCCAAGGATACATATTTTACATATACGCATGTTGGTTCTTTGCATTGGTTGGAACAGAGATGCCATGGGTACCCTCAGCCTCAGCCTCAGCCGGGCTGGGACGGCGGCTACCCTCCTTCTGATTGCGCCCCTCCACCGGAGCGGTACGGTTATCCTCCTCAACCAGGTTGGGGTGGCTACGGCTGCGGCTATCCGCCACACCAAGGTATATATATTGTGCTGCTACTATctacttcctccgttccaaattataagtcatttcaagaattttAAAGAGTtaaatttttcaagtttgaccaaatttatatgacaagataataacatttatgatactaattaagtatcattagattctttgttagctatattttcatagtatacctatttaatgtcataaatctttgtgtttctctctataattttggtcaaactttgagatggtttgactctccaaaatttttggaatgacttataatttggaacggagagagtatctatctatctatactaaCGAACTAGTCCATCTTCCTATATATAGGAGGTCACTGGGGCGGGCACGGCTACGGAAGGCATATGGGGTGGCTAGCAGCCGGAGCCGCGATCGCCGGAGCTGGCGCTTATGGAGTGTACATCCACCTCCACAACCACCACGGACATGGTAGAGGTTATTACGGCCATGGGTATGGCCACCATGGCAAGTTCAAGCAGGGACACCAGGGGAAGTTTAAGCACTATATATGCTCACCACGATGGCAAGTTCAACAAGCAGCATGCTGGGCCGGGCAAGGCAAGTTCGCTGCCAAACCCCCGGTCACAGTACTGGAGACATGAGGTCCAAGATGATCACCCTGATGGATATATATTGCCCTATACTTGCCGAATATATAAATAAACTCCGATATGATCCTCTGGTGCAACCTGCTGCTTCCCTTTCAGGACTGCGATGCTCGATCGATCATGTCAGGGAATTAAAGCTTCTGCTACCTTTGTGACGACGTATATTCTAGCTACTATTCCAAGCAAGGAGATCGTATTTATATGCTTTGTTTTGTTTTCGAGAATACGCAGGAGAACTGCTTGTGTGTATGTTTGTGTGCCACTACTGTAGAAGTTTGTGTCCGGACCATGACATGGTTTGCAAATAAACACAGAACTGAGTAACGTTGTGTTGATGATATATCCACTTGCACCCTAGTGTGTTTATCTCAAGATATTCTTTTCCCTTGTGAAATGATGCGGACTGACAGTACTGTGGGGTGCTTAATTATTATATATGCTGCCTATGAATAAACTTCTCAATATATTTTATTCTCTTTGTTAGAGAATATATGGAGAGGATCCTATACAATCCGAGCTGTTATGGTAGGGGGTAAGTTTAGTTTCCATCTATGGTTGCTTAAGATCTAAGCCACCATGTGCTATATATATACAACAGTCCAAGAGGCTCAATGAAGATCATCAACAACTTACAGTATGTTcaattcatttttttctctgATGATGATCCACCGATATATGCTCTCTGAGAGTTCTTTCCTTATTGATTGCTTCTGTGCTTCGCAGCCTCGCAGGATCCTGGAGCAGCAGATGCAATCGATACATATGCACTGAACTGATTTGCGGAATTGTTATTATTACACGCCTTTGTAACCCTGTAGTGGTCCTATGCCGTTGGATTCTTTCTGAGACTCGAGCCAGAACTTTGACGTCAAAAGATTCTGAAAGTTTATTTTTCTTTACCACAAGAAAATTATTCAGGCACTGTACGTACCTGACAGATCTGAGAAGGAAGATCTTCCTCGCCCATCTCCACTCCCTTATCAACCTTCTGGTCGCTTCGAAATGTAAAGGACGACTGTAAAAAGGAATTGAAAAGGTACTCGCTGAGATAAAGTGGCAGTGTTGGTATTTTACCAGccattttatttcaaaaaaaaaaatcactagCCATACACAACTCCAAGGATTCACTAGCTTGCCACACTATGCGTGGATTTGTTTTCCAAGATATAGCTTTCACAACGATCATATATGTTAGAAATGACTGTCCCTTTTGGGAATAGAATCCTTTGCAGTATTTTAGAGTTCAATTGCACCACTGATGCGTGGCTTGGGCCCCACACATTGACCACGGCACTACTATGGAGGAGTCTCGTCCCCCTTTTGTTTCGAGCACCTTCAGCATTATGTGTTAGAGATACAGTATATAGCTAGGTCCCTCTCTCCAAAACCAACCTAGTGGCACATTTTGATGGGTCTTCTCTGCAATTCAGTCCCTCTAACTTGGTGGCTAAAGCATGGGCCCGCTTGCAAATGGACCCACAAGTAAGCAACCATGTTACGGGGACTGAACTGCGGCAGGATTTGTTTGTCTCTTtaagagatagtgtgtgtgacGGTGCGGGCCGATGGAGAGGCTGCAAGACGCCAAGACCGCACACTGTGAGTCGGCCCCTTGTGGGAGGGCTTACatgtttttttcccttttccccctccAAGCCTTTTATGTATTTTGATCGTCTGTATTTTGTGTCACTCATTTGTATTTTCTATAACCGTAGAACCCTCCTTCTCTCGACCCTCTCTCAATACCTAGATAGATCAATCCTTAAATTTTCGAAGCCCAAGTTTCTAACCATAACTCGCCAAGCTTTTCTGTAGCACCGAGAAATCCTATCCTCAAACCTTAACCTCTTGGAGCATTATTAGGGTCAGGAAAGAACCGCtttaggaactaaacatgaAAATGTTGGATTCATAGTTTCAATAATAACATCATACATGCTACAAATTTAGAGCTACAAAAATTACTACACGTTATAGTGTGCAAATTCAAGCTTTGGTGGATTTCTAGTTGCTTGTGCCGAATAAATTCTCAAACAACTTTGGGGCCATTGGAGAAAGAGCCATGGGTACTTGGGCCATGAAATTAGTGATCTTCTTATGAACATGATACCTGaacaaatcacaaaaataaACACTCAATAACCCAAATATAAGTTAAACAAATTGGGAAAATTCTATGACAGCCAACAAGAAGAGCATAGAGACCACACCTTATCTTTCTGCTCTTTGAAGCGGCGATCAACAAGCTTT containing:
- the LOC120667504 gene encoding uncharacterized protein LOC120667504, with translation MGRGKSLHLSEALSHVRLPWHHTVPQHRHTETTWGQLAAAYLVPPKSKQVKNPSSLPRPRCHGYPQPQPQPGWDGGYPPSDCAPPPERYGYPPQPGWGGYGCGYPPHQGGHWGGHGYGRHMGWLAAGAAIAGAGAYGVYIHLHNHHGHGRGYYGHGYGHHGKFKQGHQGKFKHYICSPRWQVQQAACWAGQGKFAAKPPVTVLET
- the LOC120664080 gene encoding glycine-rich protein A3-like, with the protein product MGGGKDKHDEGDKGLFSNIMHGAAGGHGYPHQGYPPQGYPPPPGAYPPPPGAYPPPPGAYPPAPGAYPPQHGYPQPGGYPQPGGYPPHGGYPPAGYPGSSHQGHGSSHSGMGMGTVLAGGAAAAAAAYGAHKLSHGHSGHGGHGVFGGYGHGGHGYGGHGKFKHGHGHHGKFKHGHGKFKHGKHGHGMFGGKFKKWK